The following proteins are co-located in the Vigna angularis cultivar LongXiaoDou No.4 chromosome 2, ASM1680809v1, whole genome shotgun sequence genome:
- the LOC108326761 gene encoding uncharacterized protein LOC108326761: MGKLLCDSTTVAEPFQGSPPAALPWRDPKSESITAVDLVVPASVGGATFAGGWEDVVGLEEQQRRHLQKLHAKGVLWKPPEEVEDSSSSPPSSSHLRSVVFRLSHGGEVSADGNCLFTASRKAMGVEEVDPRELRRRTVNRFSEDLRSVSFVEREAIDDAIRHMYSPDLKNGWGIHVVQEVKLLAKKEDRFALDSAIDELVHLGMQREMAAESIYKERCIPVNDGPSWAKYMLISGSPDDEYDIITLQYTEEGLLSVDENREGRAAAFGDDIAIECLATEFKREIYVVQAHGSDAMVEEENCVFFLPHRPRSRITEPPFFLFMKGTGWCGAGADHYEPLIAHPSTFVSQEKVAVVL, from the exons ATGGGGAAGCTTTTGTGTGATTCAACCACCGTCGCCGAACCATTCCAAGGTTCGCCGCCGGCCGCGCTTCCATGGCGGGATCCCAAATCGGAGTCAATTACAGCCGTAGATCTCGTCGTTCCGGCTAGCGTTGGTGGTGCGACCTTCGCCGGCGGTTGGGAAGATGTCGTCGGTCTGGAAGAGCAGCAGCGGCGCCACCTCCAGAAGCTCCACGCCAAAGGCGTGCTCTGGAAGCCGCCAGAGGAGGTAGAGGACTCGTCATCGTCTCCGCCGTCGTCCTCCCATCTTAGATCCGTCGTTTTCCGGCTCTCACACGGCGGCGAGGTGTCGGCCGACGGGAACTGTCTGTTCACGGCGTCTCGGAAGGCGATGGGAGTCGAGGAGGTGGACCCGCGCGAGCTGCGGCGACGGACGGTGAACCGGTTCTCGGAGGATCTTCGATCTGTGAGTTTTGTGGAAAGAGAGGCGATCGATGACGCGATTCGACACATGTACTCGCCAGATCTGAAGAATGGTTGGGGGATTCATGTTGTTCAGGAGGTGAAGTTGCTGGCAAAGAAGGAGGATCGATTTGCTCTTGATTCGGCCATAGACGAGCTCGTTCACCTCGGCATGCAAAG AGAAATGGCGGCGGAGTCTATTTACAAAGAGAGATGTATTCCCGTGAATGATGGTCCAAGTTGGGCCAAATACATGTTGATCTCTGGTTCTCCTGATGATGAGTATGATATCATCACTTTGCAATATACCGAGGAGGGTTTATTATCTGTAGACGAAAATAGAGAGGGTCGTGCTGCAGCTTTCGGTGACGATATTGCAATTGAATGTCTTGCTACAGAGTTCAAGCGAGAGATATATGTG GTGCAAGCCCATGGTTCAGATGCAATGGTCGAGGAAGAAAATTGTGTTTTCTTCCTTCCACATCGTCCAAGGAGCCGAATTACCGAACCTCCATTCTTCCTTTTCATGAAAGGAACAG GCTGGTGCGGTGCTGGAGCTGACCACTATGAGCCCCTGATTGCTCATCCTTCCACCTTTGTTTCCCAAGAGAAGGTTGCTGTGGTACTGTGA
- the LOC108328670 gene encoding protein LAZY 1 produces MKLLGWMHRKFRQNSSEPFKDLVIGNSCNCLSGQPPFDDEQAYPKPNLGIRLAKHAQKGHNLRNSFAGLEAARVDEEYEGEFFPGFLAIGTLGSEQVSDPSTPSFPVSVESITEKEDEVTENDLKLINDELEKVLGAETKDDVSLDSSRRTSHVSIGRSSHVSTGRSSHVSTGRSSHVSIITLSGKPIEGTEPNGNGAAICPLQGYLFGTAIELSETTAAAKKEHRTSLGELFQRSKSAEENFSAKCEKEEKRTEKELDKSAMNLMKEKLKKRMLHAYSKNSTSINGGPIDSASAETKLNKILHMFRKKVHPESSTAAQKSAKHHKNMKKKKILNDGGYNKNDLVHPEDEDSSANREYWIKTDADYLVLEL; encoded by the exons ATGAAG TTACTAGGCTGGATGCACAGGAAATTTCGCCAGAATAGCAGTGAACCATTCAAGGACTTGGTCATTG GGAATTCTTGCAATTGTCTTTCAGGGCAACCACCATTTGATGATGAACAAGCCTATCCGAAACCAAACCTCGGAATCAGACTTGCCAAACATGCTCAAAAAGGCCACAATCTTAGAAACTCTTTTGCTGGTCTAGAAGCTGCAAGAGTGGATGAAGAGTATGAAGGGGAATTCTTCCCTGGTTTCCTGGCAATTGGAACTCTTGGTTCAGAACAAGTATCTGACCCATCCACACCATCCTTTCCCGTTTCTGTTGAGAGCATCActgaaaaagaagatgaagtgaCTGAGAATGATCTCAAGCTTATCAATGATGAGTTAGAGAAAGTGCTGGGGGCTGAAACCAAGGATGATGTCAGCCTTGATTCTTCAAGGAGGACCAGCCATGTTAGCATTGGGAGAAGTAGCCATGTCAGCACTGGGAGAAGCAGCCATGTCAGCACTGGGAGAAGCAGCCATGTCAGCATAATAACACTCAGTGGAAAGCCAATAGAAGGCACAGAACCAAATGGAAATGGAGCTGCAATTTGTCCACTCCAGGGATATCTCTTTGGAACAGCTATTGAACTGTCTGAAACAACGGCTGCAGCAAAGAAAGAACACAGGACTTCACTTGGAGAGCTGTTCCAGAGAAGCAAATCAGCCGAGGAGAATTTCAGTGCAAAATGTGAAAAGGAGGAAAAAAGAACCGAGAAGGAACTGGACAAATCTGCCATGAACCTGATGAAAGAAAAGCTGAAAAAAAGAATGCTCCATGCTTATTCTAAAAATTCTACTTCGATAAATGGAGGGCCTATCGATTCTGCTTCTGCAGAAACAAAGCTGAATAAG ATTCTCCATATGTTCCGAAAGAAAGTTCACCCCGAAAGTTCAACAGCTGCACAAAAATCTGCCAAACACCACaagaacatgaagaagaagaaaatactCAATGATGGAGGCTACAACAAAAATGATCTGGTGCATCCAGAGGATGAAGATTCATCTGCCAACAGGGAGTACTGGATCAAAACAGATGCAGATT ACTTAGTTCTAGAGCTGTGA